In a genomic window of Nocardia fluminea:
- a CDS encoding VWA domain-containing protein — protein MSISHFTAVVWLGFLAVVALLVLGYVLVQRARHKRMLQFGNMAILERVAPSRPSPMRHVPIALILAGLVLLTIAAAGPTAVQKVPRNRATVVLVMDVSLSMEATDVEPNRLQVAQKAGKDFVDGLTPGINLGFVTFAGTASVMVSPTTNREAVKHSIDNIKLAERTATGEGVLTALQSIDTLAAVLGGAETPPPARVVLMSDGKQTVPDDKDIDNPRHGFTAARLAKNKGIPVSTISFGTEWGTVEIPDSDGKGSQRVKVPVDNDSLREIAELSGGDFYTASSLAELTAVYDTLEEQIGYETTRGDASRPWLLLGMLAIAAGVVVSLLYRQRLP, from the coding sequence GTGAGTATTTCGCATTTCACCGCCGTCGTCTGGCTCGGCTTCCTCGCGGTCGTCGCCCTGCTCGTGCTCGGCTATGTGCTGGTACAGCGCGCCCGGCACAAGCGGATGCTGCAGTTCGGCAACATGGCGATCCTGGAGCGGGTCGCCCCGTCGCGACCGAGCCCGATGCGCCATGTCCCGATCGCGCTGATCCTGGCGGGCCTGGTCCTGCTGACGATCGCCGCCGCCGGTCCGACCGCCGTGCAGAAAGTACCGCGTAATCGCGCGACTGTCGTTCTGGTGATGGATGTTTCGCTGTCGATGGAAGCCACCGACGTGGAGCCGAACAGATTGCAGGTCGCCCAGAAGGCGGGCAAGGATTTCGTCGACGGTCTGACACCCGGCATCAACCTCGGTTTCGTCACGTTCGCGGGCACGGCCTCGGTGATGGTGTCGCCGACGACCAACCGCGAGGCCGTCAAGCACTCGATCGACAACATCAAGCTGGCCGAGCGCACCGCCACCGGCGAGGGCGTCCTCACGGCCCTGCAGTCGATCGACACCCTGGCCGCCGTCCTCGGCGGTGCCGAGACGCCGCCGCCCGCGCGGGTGGTGCTGATGTCGGACGGCAAGCAGACCGTGCCCGACGACAAGGACATCGACAACCCGCGGCACGGTTTCACCGCCGCGCGCCTGGCCAAGAACAAGGGCATCCCGGTCTCGACGATCTCCTTCGGCACCGAATGGGGCACGGTCGAGATCCCGGACTCCGACGGCAAGGGTTCCCAGCGGGTGAAGGTGCCGGTCGACAACGACTCGCTGCGCGAGATCGCCGAGCTGTCCGGCGGCGACTTCTACACCGCGTCGTCACTGGCCGAACTCACCGCGGTCTACGACACCCTCGAGGAACAGATCGGCTACGAGACCACGCGAGGCGATGCGAGCAGGCCGTGGCTGTTGCTCGGCATGCTGGCCATCGCGGCGGGAGTCGTGGTCAGTTTGCTCTATCGTCAACGCCTGCCCTAG
- a CDS encoding DUF58 domain-containing protein: MPVSSHAPPSFRAGELTDPKLSAALKTLELTVRRRLDGVLHGDHQGLIPGPGSEPGEARLYQPGDDVRQMDWSVTARTTHPHVRQMIADRELETWLVVDLSSSLDFGTGRVHKRDLAIAAAAAITHLTSGGGNRIGAVVATGQDLVRIPARSGRTHAQTLLRGIATTPHARDGVRGDLKAGIESLRRPQRKRGLAVVISDFLGDVDWQRSLRAISARHDLLAVEVLDPLDVALPDGGDVVLHDPESGRTREFSVTPTLRADFAAAARAQREQVAQALRSCGAPVLTLQTDRDWIADVVRFVSTRRHSLGAPSGRVPRQ, translated from the coding sequence GTGCCCGTGTCGTCTCACGCTCCGCCCTCGTTCCGTGCCGGTGAACTGACCGACCCGAAACTGTCCGCCGCGCTCAAGACCCTCGAGCTCACCGTGCGGCGCCGCCTCGACGGCGTGCTGCACGGCGACCACCAGGGCCTGATCCCCGGCCCGGGTTCGGAGCCGGGGGAGGCGCGGCTGTACCAGCCGGGTGACGATGTGCGACAGATGGATTGGTCGGTCACCGCCCGCACCACCCATCCGCACGTACGGCAGATGATCGCCGACCGCGAACTCGAGACCTGGCTCGTCGTCGACCTGTCGTCGAGCCTGGACTTCGGCACCGGCCGGGTACACAAACGCGATCTCGCGATCGCGGCGGCCGCGGCGATCACCCACCTCACCTCCGGCGGCGGCAACCGGATCGGCGCTGTCGTCGCGACCGGTCAGGATCTGGTGCGCATCCCCGCCCGCAGCGGGCGCACGCACGCCCAGACCCTGCTGCGCGGCATCGCCACCACCCCGCACGCCCGCGACGGTGTGCGCGGCGATCTCAAGGCCGGTATCGAATCGCTGCGCCGTCCGCAACGCAAACGCGGTCTGGCAGTGGTGATCAGCGACTTCCTCGGTGACGTCGACTGGCAGCGCTCCCTACGGGCGATCTCGGCCCGCCACGACCTGCTGGCCGTGGAGGTGCTCGACCCGCTCGATGTCGCGCTGCCCGACGGCGGCGACGTGGTGCTGCACGATCCCGAATCGGGTCGCACCCGCGAGTTCAGCGTCACTCCCACGCTGCGCGCGGATTTCGCCGCCGCGGCCAGGGCCCAGCGTGAGCAGGTGGCCCAAGCGCTGCGCAGCTGCGGTGCGCCGGTGCTCACCCTGCAGACCGATCGGGACTGGATCGCCGACGTGGTCCGGTTCGTGTCCACCCGGCGCCACAGCCTCGGCGCCCCGAGCGGGCGGGTGCCTCGCCAGTGA
- the inhA gene encoding NADH-dependent enoyl-ACP reductase InhA, with protein sequence MGGLLEGKTILVTGIITDSSIAFHAAAIAQEQGARVIITGIPERLRLIDRIAKRLPQEVPPAIGLDVTNEDDLAALTEKLRELAPEGIDGALHSIAFAPRSIMGPGSLPFLEGPGPDVAKSFEISAWSYASLARAVLPVMNEGGSLVGMDFDPRVAMPYYNWMGVSKAALESVNRYVAREVGAAKKVRSNLIAAGPIKTLAAKAIAGTATDDAKQLVQLDQYWDGASPIGWDGNDPRAVGKSIVALLSDWLPATTGSIIYVDGGASHNMWFPENMSLS encoded by the coding sequence ATGGGCGGACTGCTCGAAGGCAAGACCATCTTGGTCACCGGCATCATCACCGACTCGTCGATCGCGTTCCACGCGGCCGCGATCGCGCAGGAGCAGGGCGCGCGGGTGATCATCACCGGTATCCCCGAGCGCCTGCGGCTCATCGACCGCATCGCCAAGCGACTGCCGCAGGAGGTGCCGCCTGCCATCGGTCTCGACGTGACCAACGAAGACGACCTGGCCGCGCTCACCGAGAAGCTGCGTGAGCTCGCGCCCGAGGGCATCGACGGCGCGCTGCACTCCATCGCCTTCGCGCCGCGTTCGATCATGGGCCCCGGCTCGCTGCCGTTTCTCGAGGGCCCCGGCCCCGATGTCGCCAAGTCGTTCGAGATCTCCGCGTGGAGCTACGCCTCGCTCGCTCGCGCCGTGCTCCCCGTCATGAACGAGGGGGGCTCGCTGGTCGGCATGGACTTCGATCCGCGCGTGGCCATGCCGTACTACAACTGGATGGGCGTGTCCAAGGCCGCGCTGGAGTCGGTCAACCGCTATGTGGCGCGGGAGGTCGGCGCCGCCAAGAAGGTGCGCTCCAACCTCATCGCCGCGGGCCCGATCAAGACCCTCGCGGCCAAGGCCATCGCGGGCACCGCGACCGACGATGCCAAGCAGCTCGTCCAGCTCGACCAGTACTGGGACGGTGCCTCGCCGATCGGCTGGGACGGCAACGATCCGCGCGCGGTCGGCAAGTCGATCGTGGCGCTGCTCTCGGATTGGCTGCCCGCGACCACCGGCTCGATCATCTACGTCGACGGCGGCGCCAGCCACAACATGTGGTTCCCGGAGAACATGTCGCTGAGCTGA
- the moxR1 gene encoding chaperone MoxR1, translated as MLVTSTEGVSGPKLAKDAGTATPSTLERDVQTLEKAIYEVKRVIVGQDRLVERLLVGVLARGHVLLEGVPGVAKTLAVETFAKVVGGSFSRVQFTPDLVPTDLIGTRIYRQGREEFDTELGPVVANFVLADEINRAPAKVQSALLEVMAERKLSIGGKTYPMPDPFLVMATQNPIESEGVYPLPEAQRDRFLFKVVVDYPSVEEEREIIYRMGVSAPEPKQVLDPEDIIRLQKVAANVFVHHALVDYVVRVITATRTPAEFGMEDVASWISYGASPRASLGIIAAARSVALIRGRDYVVPQDVVEVIPDVLRHRLVLSYDALADEVSPEDVIKRVLQTVGLPQVAPQANGQAPQQPPVPQPPQQQPVPQAVNGQQSQPAGSVAPQ; from the coding sequence ATGTTGGTGACTTCGACGGAAGGTGTGAGCGGGCCGAAGCTGGCGAAGGACGCCGGTACGGCCACGCCGAGCACCCTGGAGCGTGACGTCCAGACTCTCGAGAAGGCGATCTACGAGGTCAAGCGGGTTATCGTCGGTCAGGACCGGCTCGTCGAGCGTTTGCTCGTGGGTGTTCTGGCACGCGGACACGTGTTGCTCGAAGGTGTGCCCGGCGTCGCGAAGACTCTTGCGGTGGAAACCTTCGCCAAGGTCGTCGGCGGTTCGTTCTCCCGGGTGCAGTTCACCCCGGACCTGGTGCCGACCGACCTCATCGGTACCCGCATCTACCGGCAGGGCCGCGAGGAATTCGACACCGAACTCGGTCCGGTCGTCGCGAACTTCGTCCTCGCCGACGAGATCAACCGCGCGCCCGCCAAGGTGCAGTCGGCACTGCTCGAGGTGATGGCCGAGCGCAAGCTGTCGATCGGCGGCAAGACCTACCCGATGCCCGATCCGTTCCTCGTCATGGCGACCCAGAACCCGATCGAGAGCGAGGGCGTGTACCCGCTGCCCGAGGCCCAGCGCGACCGCTTCCTGTTCAAGGTCGTCGTGGACTACCCCTCGGTCGAGGAAGAGCGCGAGATCATCTACCGGATGGGTGTGAGCGCGCCCGAGCCGAAGCAGGTGCTCGACCCCGAGGACATCATCCGCCTGCAGAAGGTGGCCGCCAACGTCTTCGTCCACCATGCTCTCGTCGACTACGTGGTCCGGGTGATCACCGCGACCCGTACGCCCGCCGAGTTCGGCATGGAGGACGTGGCGAGCTGGATCTCCTATGGCGCGTCCCCCCGCGCGAGCCTGGGCATCATCGCCGCGGCGCGCTCGGTCGCGCTGATCCGTGGCCGCGACTACGTGGTGCCCCAGGACGTCGTCGAGGTGATCCCGGATGTGCTGCGGCACCGCCTGGTGCTGTCGTACGACGCACTGGCCGACGAGGTTTCGCCCGAGGACGTCATCAAGCGCGTGCTGCAGACGGTCGGCCTGCCGCAGGTCGCGCCGCAGGCCAACGGTCAGGCCCCCCAGCAGCCGCCGGTGCCCCAGCCGCCCCAGCAGCAGCCTGTGCCGCAGGCGGTGAACGGGCAGCAGTCCCAGCCCGCCGGCTCCGTCGCGCCCCAGTGA
- a CDS encoding ferrochelatase, producing the protein MPDALLLLSFGGPEGPEDVIPFLENVTRGRGVPAERLAEVAQHYLHFGGVSPINALNQRIIAALEADLADAGLDLPVYFGNRNWHPMVEDTVARMAADGVRSALVFPTSAWGGYSGCRQYHEDISRARTAVGAGAPELVKLRQYFDHPLLIESFADAITAAVAQLPADRRDGARLVFTAHSIPISADLSAGPPADGGRLYSRQVAEAARLCAAATGFAEYDVVWQSRSGPPQVPWLEPDIVDHLDVLHGKGIDAVVVCPVGFVSDHLEVIWDLDNEASARAAELGMAFARAGTPGADPRFSRMIVELIAERVSDGPVRELGTVPGYGCTVDGALCAPGCCELPARPVRR; encoded by the coding sequence ATGCCCGACGCCCTGCTGCTGCTGTCCTTCGGTGGTCCCGAGGGTCCCGAGGACGTGATCCCCTTCCTGGAGAACGTCACTCGGGGTCGCGGGGTGCCCGCCGAACGGCTCGCCGAGGTCGCGCAGCACTACCTGCACTTCGGTGGGGTCTCGCCGATCAACGCGTTGAATCAGCGGATCATCGCGGCGCTGGAGGCCGACCTCGCCGATGCCGGGCTGGATCTGCCGGTCTATTTCGGCAATCGCAACTGGCATCCCATGGTCGAGGACACCGTCGCGCGGATGGCCGCCGACGGTGTGCGCTCGGCACTGGTCTTCCCGACGTCGGCGTGGGGTGGGTATTCCGGGTGCCGCCAGTACCACGAGGACATCAGCCGCGCCCGCACGGCTGTCGGTGCCGGTGCTCCCGAGCTGGTGAAACTGCGCCAGTACTTCGATCACCCGCTGCTGATCGAGTCGTTCGCCGACGCGATCACCGCTGCGGTGGCCCAGCTTCCGGCTGATCGCCGCGACGGCGCGCGCCTGGTCTTCACCGCGCACTCCATCCCGATCTCGGCGGACCTGTCGGCGGGCCCGCCTGCCGACGGCGGCCGCCTCTACAGCAGACAGGTCGCCGAAGCCGCCCGATTGTGTGCCGCGGCAACCGGATTCGCCGAGTACGACGTGGTGTGGCAGTCGCGCTCCGGCCCACCGCAGGTGCCATGGCTCGAACCCGACATCGTCGACCACCTGGATGTGCTGCACGGCAAGGGAATCGACGCCGTGGTGGTGTGCCCGGTGGGATTCGTCTCCGACCATCTCGAGGTGATCTGGGATCTCGACAACGAAGCCTCGGCCCGCGCCGCCGAACTCGGCATGGCCTTCGCCCGCGCGGGAACGCCCGGCGCCGATCCGCGGTTCTCCCGCATGATCGTGGAGCTGATCGCCGAACGCGTGAGCGACGGTCCGGTGCGGGAACTCGGGACGGTTCCCGGGTACGGCTGCACTGTCGACGGTGCCCTGTGCGCTCCCGGTTGCTGCGAACTGCCCGCGCGCCCGGTCCGGCGCTGA
- the acnA gene encoding aconitate hydratase AcnA, whose protein sequence is MSGADVTKIDTFGAKGTLEVGSNSYEIFRLSAVPGTEKLPYALKVLAENLLRTEDGANITADHIREIANWDPSAQPSVEIQFTPARVIMQDFTGVPCIVDLATMREAVTVLGGDPSKVNPLSPADMVIDHSVILDVFGRADALERNVDLEYERNGERYQFLRWGQGAFDDFKVVPPGMGIVHQVNIEYLAPTVMVRNGQAYPDTCVGTDSHTTMVNGLGVLGWGVGGIEAEAAMLGQPVSMLIPRVVGFKLTGEIKPGVTATDVVLTVTQQLRKHGVVGKFVEFYGKGVSEVPLANRATLGNMSPEFGSTAAIFPIDEETINYLRLTGRSDEQLALVEAYAKEQGMWHDADREPVYSEYLELDLSTVVPSIAGPKRPQDRILLSESKNAFRSDIVNYVDEGELTALDEGVDESFPASDPTAVSAHAADDTYTPAHSAANGANGRPSKPVEVVGEDGNKFVLDHGAVVVAGITSCTNTSNPSVMLGAALLARNAVEKGLATKPWVKTNMAPGSQVVTDYYEKAGLWPYLEKLGFFVGGYGCTTCIGNTGPLPEAISAAINDNDLSVTAVLSGNRNFEGRISPDVKMNYLASPPLVIAYALAGTMDFDFETDALGQDTDGNDVFLKDIWPSAQEIDDTIKSSISQDMFRKSYATIFEGDKRWQNLATPEGDTFAWDEKSTYVRKAPYFDGMSMDPSPVTDIKGARVLALLGDSVTTDHISPAGPIKPGTPAAQYLDANGVARKDYNSLGSRRGNHEVMIRGTFANIRLRNQLLDDVSGGYTRDFTQDGGPQAFIYDASQNYQAAGIPLVVLGGKEYGSGSSRDWAAKGTSLLGVKAVITESFERIHRSNLIGMGVVPLQFPAGESAASLGLTGTETFDIAGITALNEGVTPATVKVTATAEDGKVTEFDAVVRIDTPGEADYYRNGGILQYVLRNMIRG, encoded by the coding sequence ATGAGTGGAGCTGACGTGACGAAGATTGATACCTTCGGCGCCAAGGGCACGCTCGAGGTCGGAAGCAACTCCTACGAGATCTTCCGTCTCTCGGCTGTTCCCGGCACCGAGAAGCTGCCCTACGCCCTGAAGGTGCTGGCAGAAAACCTGCTGCGCACCGAGGACGGCGCGAACATCACCGCCGACCACATCCGCGAGATCGCGAACTGGGACCCCTCGGCACAGCCGAGCGTCGAGATCCAGTTCACCCCCGCGCGCGTGATCATGCAGGACTTCACCGGCGTGCCCTGCATCGTCGACCTCGCCACCATGCGTGAGGCCGTCACCGTCCTCGGTGGCGATCCGAGCAAGGTCAACCCGCTCTCGCCCGCCGACATGGTCATCGACCACTCGGTGATCCTCGACGTCTTCGGCCGCGCCGACGCGCTGGAGCGCAACGTCGACCTCGAATACGAGCGCAACGGCGAGCGGTACCAGTTCCTGCGCTGGGGCCAGGGCGCCTTCGACGACTTCAAGGTCGTCCCCCCTGGCATGGGCATCGTCCACCAGGTCAACATCGAGTACCTCGCCCCCACCGTCATGGTCCGCAACGGCCAGGCCTACCCCGACACCTGTGTCGGCACCGACTCGCACACCACCATGGTCAACGGCCTCGGTGTGCTGGGCTGGGGCGTGGGTGGCATCGAGGCCGAGGCCGCGATGCTGGGCCAGCCGGTCTCCATGCTGATCCCGCGCGTGGTCGGCTTCAAGCTGACCGGTGAGATCAAGCCGGGCGTCACCGCCACCGACGTGGTGCTCACCGTCACCCAGCAGCTGCGCAAGCACGGCGTCGTCGGCAAGTTCGTCGAGTTCTACGGCAAGGGCGTCTCCGAGGTTCCCCTCGCCAACCGCGCCACCCTGGGCAACATGAGCCCCGAGTTCGGTTCCACCGCGGCGATCTTCCCGATCGACGAGGAGACCATCAACTACCTGCGCCTGACCGGCCGCAGCGACGAGCAGCTCGCGCTCGTCGAGGCGTACGCCAAGGAACAGGGCATGTGGCACGACGCCGACCGCGAGCCGGTCTACTCGGAGTACCTCGAGCTGGACCTGAGCACCGTCGTTCCCTCGATCGCGGGCCCGAAGCGTCCCCAGGACCGCATCCTGCTCAGCGAGTCCAAGAACGCGTTCCGCTCCGACATCGTCAACTACGTCGACGAAGGTGAACTCACCGCGCTGGACGAAGGCGTCGACGAGTCCTTCCCGGCCTCGGACCCGACCGCGGTGTCGGCCCACGCCGCCGACGACACCTACACCCCCGCGCACTCCGCGGCCAACGGTGCCAACGGCCGTCCGTCCAAGCCGGTCGAGGTCGTCGGCGAGGACGGCAACAAGTTCGTCCTCGATCACGGCGCCGTCGTGGTCGCGGGTATCACCTCCTGCACCAACACCTCCAACCCGTCGGTCATGCTGGGCGCCGCCCTGCTCGCCCGTAACGCGGTGGAGAAGGGTCTCGCGACCAAGCCGTGGGTGAAGACCAACATGGCGCCGGGTTCGCAGGTCGTCACCGACTACTACGAGAAGGCCGGTCTGTGGCCCTACCTCGAGAAGCTCGGCTTCTTCGTCGGTGGCTACGGCTGCACCACCTGCATCGGCAACACCGGTCCGCTGCCCGAGGCGATCTCGGCCGCGATCAACGACAACGACCTCTCGGTCACCGCGGTGCTCTCGGGTAACCGCAACTTCGAGGGTCGCATCTCCCCCGACGTGAAGATGAACTACCTGGCCTCCCCGCCGCTGGTCATCGCCTACGCGCTCGCGGGCACGATGGACTTCGACTTCGAGACCGACGCGCTGGGTCAGGACACCGACGGCAACGACGTGTTCCTGAAGGACATCTGGCCTTCGGCGCAGGAGATCGACGACACCATCAAGTCCTCGATCAGCCAGGACATGTTCCGCAAGTCCTACGCCACCATCTTCGAGGGTGACAAGCGCTGGCAGAACCTGGCCACCCCGGAGGGTGACACCTTCGCGTGGGACGAGAAGTCGACCTACGTGCGCAAGGCGCCGTACTTCGACGGCATGTCGATGGACCCGAGCCCCGTCACCGACATCAAGGGCGCCCGCGTCCTCGCGCTGCTCGGCGACTCGGTCACCACCGACCACATCTCCCCGGCCGGTCCGATCAAGCCCGGTACCCCGGCCGCGCAGTACCTCGACGCCAACGGTGTGGCCCGCAAGGACTACAACTCGCTGGGCTCGCGTCGCGGTAACCACGAGGTCATGATCCGTGGCACCTTCGCCAACATCCGGCTGCGCAACCAGCTGCTCGACGACGTCTCGGGTGGTTACACCCGCGACTTCACCCAGGACGGCGGCCCGCAGGCGTTCATCTACGACGCCTCGCAGAACTACCAGGCCGCCGGCATTCCGCTGGTCGTGCTCGGTGGCAAGGAATACGGTTCGGGCTCCTCGCGTGACTGGGCCGCCAAGGGCACCAGCCTGCTGGGCGTGAAGGCCGTCATCACCGAGTCGTTCGAGCGCATCCACCGCTCCAACCTGATCGGCATGGGCGTTGTGCCGCTGCAGTTCCCGGCCGGCGAGTCCGCCGCGTCGCTGGGTCTGACCGGCACCGAGACCTTCGACATCGCCGGGATCACCGCCCTCAACGAGGGTGTCACCCCCGCGACCGTCAAGGTCACCGCCACTGCGGAAGACGGCAAGGTCACCGAGTTCGACGCGGTCGTGCGCATCGACACCCCCGGTGAGGCCGACTACTACCGCAACGGCGGCATCCTGCAGTACGTGCTGCGCAACATGATCCGCGGCTGA
- the fabG1 gene encoding 3-oxoacyl-ACP reductase FabG1: protein MSNVTSRSVLVTGGNRGIGLAVAQRLQADGHKVAVTHRGSGVPEGLFGVKCDVTDSDSVDRAFTEVEEHQGPVEVLVANAGITDDTLLMRMTEDQFERVIDANLTGAFRCAKRANRAMLKGRWGRMIFLGSVVGLGGGPGQINYASSKAGVIGMARSISRELGSRSITANVVAPGFIETDMTAELPDDLKETAKKFIPLGRLGQAEDVAAVISFLASEDSRYVTGAVIPVDGGMGMGH from the coding sequence ATGTCGAACGTCACATCCCGGTCGGTCCTGGTCACCGGCGGTAACCGCGGTATCGGTCTCGCGGTCGCGCAGCGTCTGCAGGCAGACGGCCACAAGGTCGCCGTCACCCATCGTGGATCGGGGGTGCCCGAGGGCCTGTTCGGTGTGAAATGCGATGTCACCGACAGTGATTCGGTCGATCGTGCGTTCACCGAGGTCGAAGAGCACCAGGGTCCGGTCGAGGTGCTGGTCGCCAACGCGGGCATCACCGACGACACCCTGCTGATGCGCATGACCGAGGACCAGTTCGAGCGGGTCATCGACGCCAACCTCACCGGTGCGTTCCGCTGCGCCAAACGCGCCAACCGCGCCATGCTGAAGGGCCGCTGGGGGCGGATGATCTTCCTCGGTTCGGTGGTCGGCCTCGGCGGCGGCCCCGGTCAGATCAACTACGCCTCCTCCAAGGCCGGCGTCATCGGCATGGCTCGGTCCATCAGCCGTGAGCTCGGCTCGCGCTCGATCACCGCGAACGTCGTCGCGCCCGGTTTCATCGAGACCGATATGACCGCTGAGCTGCCCGACGATCTGAAGGAAACCGCGAAGAAGTTCATCCCGCTCGGCCGTCTCGGCCAGGCCGAGGATGTCGCCGCGGTGATCAGCTTCCTCGCCTCCGAGGACTCCCGCTACGTCACCGGCGCGGTTATTCCGGTCGACGGCGGCATGGGCATGGGTCACTGA
- a CDS encoding NlpC/P60 family protein, translating into MAVLLTAGPVAAVPPPPPNPSDGEIAGAGAQVDARVGEIGVLINRVAAADQQLRELDDQLAGKREAVNQALVDLQTARDAADAAAAAVTDSQTQLADAGVKVGAARQEFDQVATQAYVRPANSSVVTYLASSTPDAAMDRAQVLGMVSKNQRQVLDGLRRAQVAQANQNSAARQAKVDADTAAAGAERQRDAAQAAVNIAKSEFDTQAVARDNLRRDRSAAQSALDVARSAVAGLQSQREIFLTWDEQREAEVMALLAAANAAASRAAADKAARDRAAQLNEGRRPHTDLESTPASPRRTQPRPSQPQVTGSAAIETVVDRAMSQLGVTYAWGGGDEDGPTLGIRDGGTGDAHGDFNKVGFDCSGLMLYAFAGIGVSLPHYSGYQYNAGTRVDVEDRERGDMLFWGPGGSAHVAMYLGNGTMIEAPASGDVVKISPVREDGIMPYAVRIVTD; encoded by the coding sequence GTGGCAGTGCTGCTCACCGCGGGACCGGTCGCTGCGGTACCACCCCCACCACCCAATCCGTCCGACGGCGAGATCGCCGGGGCGGGCGCGCAGGTCGACGCCCGGGTCGGCGAGATCGGCGTACTGATCAACCGCGTCGCCGCGGCCGACCAGCAGTTGCGCGAACTCGACGACCAGCTCGCCGGCAAACGGGAAGCGGTCAACCAGGCGCTCGTCGACCTGCAGACCGCCCGCGATGCCGCCGACGCGGCCGCTGCCGCCGTCACCGACAGCCAGACCCAGCTGGCCGACGCGGGTGTGAAAGTCGGTGCGGCACGACAGGAATTCGACCAGGTCGCCACCCAGGCGTACGTGCGCCCCGCCAACAGCTCGGTCGTCACCTACCTCGCCTCCTCGACCCCCGACGCCGCGATGGATCGCGCGCAGGTGCTCGGGATGGTGTCGAAGAACCAGCGACAGGTGCTCGACGGTCTGCGCCGCGCCCAGGTCGCCCAGGCCAATCAGAACTCCGCCGCTCGCCAGGCCAAGGTCGACGCCGACACCGCCGCCGCGGGCGCGGAGCGCCAACGCGACGCCGCCCAGGCCGCGGTGAACATCGCGAAATCCGAATTCGACACCCAGGCCGTGGCTCGTGACAACCTGCGCCGCGACCGCAGCGCCGCCCAGTCCGCCCTCGATGTCGCCCGCTCGGCCGTCGCCGGTCTGCAGAGCCAGCGCGAGATCTTCCTGACCTGGGACGAACAACGCGAAGCCGAGGTGATGGCCCTGCTGGCCGCCGCCAACGCCGCCGCCTCGCGCGCCGCCGCCGACAAAGCCGCCCGCGACCGCGCCGCCCAGCTCAACGAGGGCCGGCGCCCGCACACCGACCTGGAGTCGACCCCGGCCTCCCCCCGCCGAACCCAGCCCCGGCCCTCGCAGCCGCAGGTCACCGGATCAGCCGCGATCGAAACGGTGGTCGACCGGGCGATGTCGCAACTCGGCGTCACCTACGCCTGGGGCGGCGGCGACGAGGACGGCCCCACCCTCGGCATCCGCGACGGCGGTACCGGCGACGCCCACGGTGACTTCAACAAGGTCGGCTTCGACTGCTCCGGTCTGATGCTCTACGCCTTCGCCGGCATCGGTGTGTCGCTGCCGCACTACAGCGGCTATCAGTACAACGCGGGCACCCGGGTCGACGTCGAGGACCGCGAGCGCGGCGACATGCTGTTCTGGGGTCCCGGCGGCAGCGCCCATGTGGCGATGTATCTGGGCAACGGCACGATGATCGAGGCCCCTGCATCCGGGGATGTCGTCAAGATTTCCCCGGTTCGCGAAGACGGCATCATGCCGTACGCGGTACGCATCGTCACCGACTGA
- a CDS encoding Rv1476 family membrane protein, with protein sequence MTTFAPMAAELPPNTVLSSVASDLADNHVAAPKGQDQEKLAAIVAQARSEGIPLSVVIVPGNPGHDSSLRDLATEVGENTHGTVAVFSDDWLGTYSDTISRVRLEWAEDAAKYKGNHPEEAVQAFVDRLEQPEGVSWGVITTVLLALMALAIAGLYLVKVRRGPDADAPAVPASPRVDAGSTN encoded by the coding sequence ATGACCACTTTTGCGCCGATGGCGGCCGAGCTCCCGCCGAACACCGTGCTGAGCAGCGTCGCGTCCGACCTCGCCGACAATCACGTCGCGGCCCCCAAGGGTCAGGATCAGGAGAAGCTGGCGGCGATCGTCGCGCAAGCGCGATCCGAGGGGATCCCGCTCAGCGTCGTCATCGTTCCCGGTAATCCCGGCCACGACTCGAGCCTACGTGACCTGGCGACCGAGGTCGGCGAGAACACCCACGGCACTGTCGCCGTCTTCAGTGACGACTGGCTCGGGACCTACAGCGACACCATCAGCCGGGTTCGGCTCGAGTGGGCCGAGGACGCGGCCAAGTACAAGGGCAACCATCCCGAAGAGGCCGTGCAGGCCTTCGTCGACCGGCTCGAGCAGCCGGAGGGGGTGTCCTGGGGCGTCATCACCACAGTCTTGCTCGCCCTGATGGCGCTCGCGATCGCCGGGCTGTATCTGGTGAAGGTCCGCCGTGGTCCCGATGCGGACGCGCCGGCCGTCCCTGCCTCGCCGCGCGTCGATGCGGGTTCCACCAACTAA